A genomic window from Vitis riparia cultivar Riparia Gloire de Montpellier isolate 1030 chromosome 18, EGFV_Vit.rip_1.0, whole genome shotgun sequence includes:
- the LOC117905905 gene encoding laccase-15-like, with amino-acid sequence MRLIMKVFLLQILAFLVFGGGIHCQASTRGLTFVVREASYTRLCSTKNILTVNGQFPGPTIYAMKGETIIVDVYNRGKENITIHWHGVTMPKYPWTDGPEYITQCPIQPGSKFRQKIILSFEEGTLWWHAHSDWTRATVHGAIIVYPKNGTKYPFYKPNAEVLIILGEWWKRDVNEVRDEGLATGADANASDSLLINGQPGDLLPCSKLDTFKLTVDHGKTYLLRIINAALHEALFFSIAKHKMTVVGTDGSYTKPLTRDYITIFPGQTFDVLLEANRRPDHYYMAAKTYSEVPIAGNRYYDNITTTAIVRYRGYYTPSSPPSLPYLPAYNDTNASVQVMADLRSLANPKHPCNVPLSTSTKLIYTISVNSYPCVNNSCEGANGTRPAASINNITFHTPTVDILEAYYYNISGVYGDKFPSVPPLVFDFTADYLPLLYQLPSTGTEVRVLEYNSTVEIVFQGTNLVSGTFHPIHLHGHSFYVVGWGFGNFDENRDPLSYNLVDPPLQNTVSVPTNGWAAIRFEASNPGVWFLHCHVERHLTWGMETAFIVKNGKHPEARMLPPPSDMPPC; translated from the exons ATGCGGCTGATCATGAAGGTTTTCCTCTTGCAAATTTTAGCGTTTCTAGTTTTTGGTGGTGGCATTCATTGCCAAGCTTCAACCCGTGGGCTTACTTTTGTG GTGAGGGAAGCTTCATATACAAGGCTTTGTAGCACCAAGAACATCTTAACAGTAAATGGACAATTTCCAGGACCAACTATATATGCTATGAAAGGAGAGACGATCATTGTCGATGTTTATAACAGGGGAAAAGAAAACATCACCATTCACTG GCATGGGGTGACCATGCCTAAATATCCATGGACAGATGGTCCTGAGTATATCACACAATGCCCAATTCAGCCAGGGTCAAAGTTTAGACAGAAGATCATCCTTTCCTTTGAGGAAGGCACTCTATGGTGGCATGCTCATAGTGATTGGACTCGAGCCACCGTTCATGGAGCTATAATTGTCTATCCCAAGAATGGAACAAAGTATCCTTTTTACAAACCTAACGCAGAAGTTCTCATCATATTAG GAGAATGGTGGAAGAGAGATGTGAATGAGGTTCGAGATGAAGGGCTTGCAACTGGAGCTGACGCCAATGCCTCTGATTCTTTATTGATAAATGGACAACCCGGTGATCTACTTCCATGCTCAAAATTAG ACACATTCAAGCTAACAGTGGATCATGGAAAGACCTATCTACTTCGCATAATCAATGCTGCCTTGCACGAGGCTCTCTTTTTCTCCATTGCCAAGCATAAAATGACAGTGGTTGGAACAGATGGTAGCTACACGAAACCATTGACACGAGATTATATCACAATATTTCCTGGTCAAACCTTCGATGTCTTACTAGAAGCTAACCGACGCCCGGATCACTATTACATGGCGGCTAAAACTTATTCCGAAGTCCCGATAGCTGGTAATAGATATTATGATAACATAACCACGACAGCTATTGTACGGTACAGGGGATACTACACTCCATCTTCACCTCCCTCCTTGCCTTATCTTCCTgcatacaatgacacaaatgcaTCGGTTCAGGTCATGGCTGACCTTCGAAGCTTAGCAAATCCCAAACATCCTTGCAATGTCCCATTGAGCACGAGTACTAAACTGATTTACACTATTTCTGTAAACTCGTACCCATGCGTCAATAATTCATGTGAAGGGGCCAATGGGACGCGGCCCGCCGCAAGTATAAACAACATAACCTTCCATACCCCAACAGTTGACATACTGGAAGCTTACTATTATAACATCAGTGGTGTATATGGAGATAAATTTCCTAGCGTTCCACCACTGGTGTTCGATTTTACAGCTGATTATCTTCCATTACTTTATCAGTTGCCGAGCACCGGAACAGAAGTAAGGGTGCTCGAGTATAACTCCACAGTGGAGATTGTTTTTCAAGGGACAAACTTGGTTTCAGGGACATTTCACCCCATACATCTCCATGGACATAGTTTCTATGTTGTTGGATGGGGATTTGggaattttgatgaaaatagggaCCCTTTGAGCTATAATTTGGTGGATCCTCCCCTTCAGAATACCGTCTCTGTTCCTACGAATGGTTGGGCTGCAATTAGATTCGAGGCATCCAACCCTG GAGTGTGGTTCCTGCACTGCCATGTAGAACGCCATCTGACTTGGGGCATGGAAACAGCGTTCATAGTGAAAAATGGTAAACACCCAGAAGCTCGAATGCTGCCTCCTCCATCTGACATGCCACCATGTTGA
- the LOC117905907 gene encoding disease resistance protein RUN1-like: MASLSSSSSSTHQWKYDVFLSFRGEDTGKSFTDHLHRALCQRGVKTFMDDKLSRGQEISPALVKAIEESRFSVIVFSENYASSTWCLEELVKIIDCTKVMGHAALPVFYNVDPSHVRKQTGSFAQAFAKHEEVYKEQMEKVIKWRVALTEAANISGWDSRDGYF; encoded by the coding sequence atggcttctttatcttcatcttcatcttctacACATCAATGGAAGTACGACGTGTTCCTGAGTTTCAGAGGGGAAGACACCGGCAAAAGCTTCACTGACCATCTTCATAGAGCTCTGTGTCAAAGAGGAGTCAAGACTTTCATGGATGACAAGCTCAGTAGAGGGCAAGAGATCTCTCCAGCACTTGTAAAAGCAATCGAAGAGTCCAGATTCTCCGTCATCGTTTTCTCTGAAAATTATGCTTCTTCAACATGGTGTCTGGAGGAACTTGTCAAGATTATTGACTGCACCAAAGTGATGGGACATGCAGCTTTACCAGTTTTCTACAATGTGGATCCCTCTCATGTGAGGAAACAGACAGGGAGTTTTGCACAAGCATTTGCTAAGCATGAAGAGGTTTATAAGGAGCAGATGGAGAAAGTGATCAAGTGGAGAGTGGCTTTGACTGAAGCTGCCAATATTTCTGGATGGGATTCTCGAGATGGGTATTTTTaa